AATCCGACAGGTTTAACAACAATATCTTCCCCAAATTCATCGATAAAATCACTGATATCTTCATAGTTATCAAAACACCGGTAGGTTAAAGATCCTGGTATTTTATAGTTTTCAAAAAGGTTTCTCATGAAAACTTTGTCTGTTTCAATTTTAGCCGCTTCCATGGTCGGTCCAACACAGCCTATACCTTCTGCCTGTAGAGCATCGACAATACCCTTTTCAAGTGGGGCTTCTGGCCCAATTACAGCTATATCAATCTTATTTTTCACTGCAAACTTCTTTACAGCTTCAATGTCATTTTCACTCCCTATCTGATATTCAGATATTCGCGCTATCCCAGGATTTTTATTGCTCATAACTGAGTATAATTCTGCATTTCCTTCTACTGCTTTACAAATAGCGTGTTCCCTCGCCCCTGTACCTACTACAAGAATCTTCATATAAATCCTCCTTTAAATAAAATCTATGAATCTGAAATTTTAAATTAAGTACCTATTTTTGATATAAAACTAAAGACTAAAAATTTCCTGATTTTTTATTATCTCTATAAATTCTCCTTTTATAAATCTATAGACATGACCCCCTATAAAAATGGTTTATTATTTAATAGATAAACCTATAGATAAAACTATTAAAAATATTAAAATTGCTGCTCGTTATATGTTTATCAGATAACAGCAAATATAATCTAAAAAAAATACAAGTGACACAACATATAATGCATATAATTGAAAAAAATGGCTATAAATAACAGCTTGAACTAATTAATGCAGAGAGGTCATTAGAGGAGCTTAATAATGGTAAATATACTGATAGTTGAAGATGAAAGCATCGTGGCACTGGATATACAGGACAAAGTAGAACGTCTTGGTTATGGTGTGCTGGCGGTGGTATCTTCTGGAGAAAAAGCTATCGAAGAAGTTAAAAAATCCCAGCCAGACTTAGTGTTGATGGATATTGTACTTAAGGGAGAAATTGACGGAATAGAGACCGCCGAGCGAATACGTGAACATTTTAATATTCCAATAATATATCTTACAGCACATTCTGACAATCAGACACTTAACAGAGCAAAAATAACAGGGCCTTTTGGCTATCTAGTAAAACCTTTCGTTGATAGTGAACTGCGCAGCGCTATAGAAGAAGTTCTTAGTAAGCAAGGTCATTAAATACATTAGGTTCGGCAAATATCTGATTTACTTGTATTTTCCAAGCTTTGAGGAAATTTTAAAATATTCAAAGCTTATAAATTAGGTATTTACCCAGAGTAATAGAAAATAATTTTAGAGCATATACTCCTGATTATTTTTGGATCTAAATCTGGTTTAAAAATGAGAATATCCCATTTAATAAATTTAATTTTAAATATTAAACATAGTTGGATCACAATTAATTCCAGCTATCCAAAAGAGATTATATGAACATTAATATATCTCAGAATAAATAAATATGAAAACTAGCCAATAATATACATAAATTATTACAGGTGTTTATAATGAGAGGCGGAGAAGCACTACTTAAATCACTGGAAAATCAGGGAGTAGATGTTGTATTTGGATACCCCGGGGGACAGTTACTTCCTCTATACGATATGATCTACGATTCTGACCTAAGACACATTTTAGTAAGACACGAACAATGCGCAGCTCACGCTGCAGATGGATATGCAAGGGCATCTGGAAAAGTGGGTGTTTGTATTGCAACATCAGGTCCTGGAGCAACAAATCTCGTGACAGGGATAGCAACTGCTTATATGGACTCATCCCCAATCGTCGCTATTGCAGGACAGGTCCCAACAGGACTCATTGGTAATGACGCGTTCCAGGAAGTAGATACGCTTGGAATGACAATGCCTATTACTAAACATAATTTCCAACCTATAACTTCAAAAGAAATTCCCGAAATGGTAAAATCAGCATTTTATATAGCTGGAACTGGAAGACCAGGACCAGTAGTTCTAGATCTACCAAAAGACGTTCAGGAACAGGAATTAGATTTTGAAAATGATGTCAAAATCAATCTACCAGGATACAAACCAACAAGAAAAGGGCATCCTTTACAGATAAAAAGGGCAGCAAGCTTAATTGGAAACGCTAAAAAACCAGTTATACTTGCAGGTGGCGGAGTTATTATATCAAATTCATCAGAAGAGCTTTTAAAGCTTTCAGAATTAGTTGGAGCTCCTGTAACAACTTCACTTCTTGGTAAAGGATCCTTCCCTGAAGATCACGACCTTTCCCTTGGAATGCTTGGAATGCACGGCAGATTATCAGCCAATTTCGCTGTAGATAAATGTGATTGCCTGATTGCTGTTGGATGCAGGTTCTCAGACCGGACAACAGGAAAAATAAGTGAATTTGCTAAAAATGCAAAAATAATCCACATAGACATCGACCCTGCAGAAATAGGGAAAAATGTAGATGTTGACATTCCAATTGTTGGTGATGCAAAGATCATTTTATCAAACCTCATAAGAGCTATTTCTCAAAATAAAATGAGCAGTAAAAGCATGGAATGGGTAAATCGTGTTAAAGACTTCAAACAGACATGCATACCTAAAATGTCATTTGATAATACGCCATTAAAACCACAGCAGGTTATAAAGGAGATAGCAGAAGCTGTAGATGATGATACAATCGTAACAACAGATGTTGGGCAGAACCAGATGTGGATGGCCCACTATTTCACATCCCGAAAACCTAAAACATTCTTATCCTCTGGAGGGCTTGGAACTATGGGATTTGGATTCCCTGCTGCAATAGGTGCAAAAGTTGCAATGCCTGAAAGCGACGTTGTAGCTGTTGCTGGTGACGGTGGGTTTTTAATGGTATCACAGGAACTTGCAACCGTAAAAGAATACGACATTCCAGTTGTAATCTGTGTTTTAGATAACAGATATTTAGGAATGGTTGCCCAGTGGCAAAACCTGTTCTACGAGAAGAGGTTATCACATACCCACTTAGGAGAATCTCCCGACTTTGTTAAACTTGCAGAAGCGTTTGGAGTTGCTGCAGACCGTGTAGAAAGGCCTGGTGAACTTCGTGAGGTACTTTCCAGTGCAATAAACTCTGGCGAACCAACACTCATCGATGTTACAATTGATCCAGATGAAATCCTTCCAATGGTACCTCCAGGATGCGGCCTCACAGAAATAGTTGGGGAGTACAAAACCGAGCCTAACAACTCTGAAGATGTGCCATATCATGAAGCAGCTAAAGAAAGGGCAGGTGATTAAGATGGACGATCAAAGGACCCATATTATTAGCGCGCTTGTACTTCATAAGCCAGGTGTACTCCAGAGAGTTGCAGGACTCTTTACAAGAAGGGGATTTAACATAGAGAGTATCACAGTTGGAACTTCAGAGCAGGAAGAAATTGCTCGAATGACCATAATTGCAAAAGGCGATGGGAAAGTCCTGGAACAGATTACAAAACAGTTGAACAAGATCATAGATGTCATTAAAGTAAGAGATCTGGAGCCAGAAAATACTGTTAAAAGAGAGCTTTGCCTGATTAAAGTTCACTCACCAACAGAAAAAATAAGGGCTGAAGTTGTTCAATATGTAAATATCTTTAGAGGGCGTGTAATAGATGTAAGCCCTGAAACTCTCACCATAGAGATGACAGGGGCATCAGATAAAATTGACGCTCTTATAGACCTTGTAAAAGGTTTCGGAATTAAAGAAATCGCAAGGACAGGCCCTACTGCAATGTCTAGAGGTGTTAAAACTATTTAATATACTCGAAAATTCTATGAATTTTAGGTACCCCAAAAATCATTGATTTTTGAGGGCCCTCGCTTTTATTTTTTTAATATGTACTCATGATAGAACTCATTTTTCTAATTTTTACAGCCGTTGCAATGTTTATAGCAACTAATCTTGATGATCTTTTTGTTTTAATGATATTCTTTTCAAATAAAGAATTTACGGCTAGACAGGTTGTTTTAGGCCAGTACATTGGAGTTATGGCTTTAATTGCAATAAGTGCATTAAGCTACTTTTTAAAGTTAGTTATTCCAGTTAACTGGATCGGACTGCTTGGTATATTACCCATAATTATTGGACTCAAAAATTTAAAGGATTTAAAAGATAACAAGGACGTTTCAGCAAATTATAATATAAATGAAGAAAATAACGGCTTTTTTTTCAAAATTTAGAAATTCAAAATCTTCTTTAGTAGCACTTGTTTCATTTACAAATGGCGGAGATAATATTGGAGTTTATGTCCCATTATTTGCAAGTATAGGCCTGCAGCAGATGCTCGTTGTAATATCAGTATTTATAATAATGATCTTGATATGGTGTTATATCAGCTTTAGTTTGGTAGAAAACAGTATTTTAGGAGATAAAATTAAAAAGTACGGCCACATAATTCTGCCATTTGTCTTAATTTTCCTTGGGATTACTATTTTAGCACGCAGCTTCTAATTTCAGCGTTTAATTTTAAAGGGTAAAATAGGCCATGATAAAATTTATAAATCCACGGCTCAAATATTGTAGTGGCATTAATTTTTTACCCTATTACGGTAAATCATTTAACTCAAAATCATCAGGAGGTTGAGAAAAATCGTAGATTTTCGAAACATTTGGTTTCGTGCTCCAAAAATTCGAAGAATTTTTGAGAGATTTTCGAAACCGCAAAAACCGAGGTTTTTGCAGGTTGAAGAAAAATCTTTTAGATTTTTCTGAACCTCAGAAAATAGTGAAAATATTTTTTGGAGGCATTAAATGAATATACATTACGAAAAAGACGTAGATTTAGACGTTTTAAAAGATAAAACTATAGCAGTTATAGGATATGGTAGCCAGGGAAGGGCACAAGCATTAAACATGTCTGAAAGCGGATTAGATGTTGTTGTCGGACTTAGAAAAGGTGGAGCATCATGGGAAAAAGCAAAAGCTGATGGTCTAACTGTATTAACCATAGAAGAAGCAGCATTAAAAGCAGACGTAATCCACATATTAATCCCTGATGAAATTCAGGAAGCAGTTTATGAAGCAGCAATTGCAGAAGGGTTAGAAGAAGGTAACACCATTTCATTCTCACATGGATACAATATACACTACAACTACATAAAAGCACCTAAAAATGTAAACGTTACAATGGTAGCCCCAAAAGCACCCGGTGCAACTGTTAGAAGAGAATATGAAGAAGGATTTGGAGTTCCAGGACTCGTAGCAGTCGAACAGGACTACACAGGAAATGCAAAAGAAATCGCACTTGCAATGGCCAAAGGATCTGGACTTACAAGAGCAGGAGTACTTGAAACAACTTTCAAAGAAGAAACAGAAACTGATTTATTCGGTGAACAGGCAGTACTCTGTGGAGGAGCAACTGAACTTATAAAAGCAGGTTTCCAAACACTTGTAGATGCTGGATACCAGCCAGAAATTGCATACTTCGAAACATGCCACGAATTAAAACTCATAGTAGACCTTATATACAAACAAGGTTTTGCTGGAATGTGGCACGATGTAAGTAACACCGCAGAATACGGAGGACTTACAAGAAGAGACAGAGTTATAACCGACGAATCAAGGGCTGCTATGAAAGAAATTCTCAAAGAAATCCAGACTGGTAAATTTACCAGGGAATTTGCCCTTGAAAACCAGGCAGGAGCTCCTATGCTCAAAAGAATGAGGGCAATGGAAGACGACCTCCAGATTGAAAAAGTAGGTACAAAACTCAGAAAACTTTGCGGATTACAAAAATAATCCCCTTCTTTTTCTTTTCAAATTTAAAACCAATTTGATATTTTATAATTGCATAAAGGTGAATCCATGGTATTTGTTGGAATGGATCATGGGACTACAGGAGTCTCTTTTACAATTCTTGATAACGAAACTACTCATTTTAAAATCCTGCGGGAAGACTTATCTGCCGGAAAAGTCTCTGCATTAAAAGAACTTTCAAAAAGAGTTGATTTAAACTCAATTGACCTCATGGCAATAACCTATGCTATGGGAGATGCCCTAAAAGCCGTAACCCCCATAGAAAAAGTGAAAAACAGAGGAATTAAATCAATGGAAGGCGCTGGAAAAGTAACAGGCGGCGGAACAGCAGTTTACGATGAAATCGAAAATTCAGGGATTCCAACAGTTGTAATACCTGGAATTCACGATGAAACCACGTGCCTCGATGAACGTTTTAAAGCCGCTTATTCTCATCACGCCAGCTCTGAAAAAGTCAGCATATGTTATAACGCGTTCCTGGAAACGGGATTTAAGAATATGATAGTTTCAGATATCAGTTCCAATACGGTAACAATGCTGATTGAAGACGGAATAATTAAAGGAGCTATGGACGCATGTATAGGTGCTATGGGAACTATTCACGGCCCGCTTGACCTTAAAATGATTAGAGATATCGATGACGACATTAGAACTGCCAATGAATGTTTTTCACGTGCAGGAGCTGTAAAAATAGCTGATGTATATGGAAAGGTAAGTCATGTAAAGGACGAAATTATTAAAAATTATTTAAATGGCGACGGGAAGGCAAAGCTTGCTGTAGATACCATGATTATGACAATAGTAATGGAGATCTACGGACTTGCGGGAATAACAGAAAAAATGGACGGAATTATATTAACTGGCTCTACTGGATCTATGCAGGAACCAATCGATATATTTGGTCCCATTAAAAAACAAGTAGAATGTATTGCACCAGTTGTTAGAATTGGAGAAAGATCCGGTTCTGTTGGAAGCGCTCAGATCGCCAGAGCTGTTTTTGAAGGAGAAAAGGACATTTTAGGTATTCCTGTGGTTAAATAATTTTGTTTATAACTGTATTTTTATTTTATACCCCTTGATTTTTCTTTTTATATCTTATAATTAACCATATAACCAGCAAAACAATAATTACGCCTACAAAGAACCCAACTACCTGTTCTGTTGTAACTGTAGTTGTAGTAGTTGTTACCGTTTGTATCATAATTCACCTCCTTAAATTCATTAATTAAATTTCTTTAGCTTCAATTTTATCCAGTTCTACATCCACTGTATCCCTGAAAATATTGAGTAACATATCTTTTTTATTCCAAAAAACAACGCCTATCAATGCTAAAGCATATAAAACAAATATTGGAACATCTGTTACCGGATTAGGAGTCCCATATGATGTTAATATAGATGGAAGACCTTCAAATCCGCCACTTGCACTATTAACTACTACAGAGACAAAAATATTGTTTGCAATGTGCACTCCCATTGCTGTTTCCAGCCTATTTTCTCCCAAAGTTATTATACCTAATGTTATTCCAATAATAAACACCTGGAGTACTATATCCACACTTGTAATGGTATCTGTACCGTTCCAGAAGTGAAGAGCCGCAAAAATGACAGATGTAACCATTAAAGGGATTATTGGCTTTTTTGTGAGTACCCCTACTGCCTGCATAAGATATCCCCTAAAAAACAGCTCTTCAAAGGATGCTTGGAGTGGGAATACCAGTAAACTCAAAAGCAGGAGGAAAATGAATGTACTTGGATTAAAAGTTACTTTAACACTGCTGGGATCAATTATTAACTCAATTAATGACCCGACTGTTAAAATAGCAAACCATATTCCTGCACCTTTTAATATTCTTACCCAATCTACTCTACAGACCGTGTTAATTATGGATATGAATTTTCTTTTATGGATAAATTCTATGCATAAATAAAGGAGTAAAATCGAAATTGCAGCAGATATACCTGTTAATACAAGCTCAAATAAAGGATTTGAAGCGATTGCATAAGACATGTCTGGAGTATTAGTTGCTAACGCTATTAATCCCAGAATTATGAAGACAGGGATAAAAATTACTGCTGTCACTGCCATAGGTACTGGCCATGTTAAAATAATGGTTAAAATGTATCTCCACCAAGTGTTTTTACTTCCCGATGCATTATCTAAAAATGTTATCCTGGACATGTTGATTACTCCTTATTTAAGATGATACCTTTCAATATTAAATCATTGCTTAAGTATTTCACTACAATATATTCTGCAGCCAGTAATTCACCCAAAATTGCATCTCTAATGTTTATAAGGATCTATAGTAGAAGATTAAATGATATATTTAATAATTTGGGAATTCAAACTTAATAATCAGTTAATAAATATCCTAATATATAAAACTAACTATATTAAGATTGATTTAAGAGTTCTAATTGCTCTAAAAGAGCAATATTGCTCCATAAAAACAAACATAGTACATAGTAAGATATAATGCAAGAACTAGATATTTAAATTAATTTACTAAATTTAAAAGAAATTTACTGGTTTAAAAAAATAAAAATTCAGCCCCCGCCGTAACCAGGGCCGTCTGCATGATCAGAAATCACAGCAGGATTTGCAACGTCAAATTTTCCAGACCTTAACCTATTTTTCTTTTTATAGGACTTTATATAGGCTTCATTATTCTCGATGACCTCAATATAATCACTTCTATAATAAAGGCCGCTGGAATCAAGCTTAATCCATATAGCATCCTCTTTAACTAGAATATCAATTACATTTCCAGTTGTATGCGTCCTTATGTACTTAACCTGCAGATTCCTCTGGATTTGTTTTCCGTTTATATCTAAGATTTCCATCAGATCACGATAGACTATTTAAAAATAAAAAAAATTTTATTTATTCGAGCCAATCTTTCATTAAATGAAGATCAGAGGTACAATCAAGCGATACAGGAGTTATAGTAGGGCATTTATCGTATCTGAGCACATGCACATCAGTACCCTCTTCATCTACTCCTACAGGATCCCCTGCGATCCAGTAATATTCTCTTCCCCTTGGATCAAGTCTTTTTTGAATATGGATAGAATACATTCTCTTTCCAAGCCGCGTTAATTTAATTTTATGGCTTTCTGGGTGTGAAGGGATGTTTAAATTTAAAAGATCAATTCCTTCAGGAAGACCTTTTTTGATGATCATCTTGGAAAGTCTTTTTATAACTTTCTGAGCGAAGCTGAAATCAAGGTCTACATGGCCATCATGAAATTTAATATCATCCCTTGTAACCTGTATAGAAGCAGCTATAGCAGGTACTCCATGAGCAGCGGCCTCCATTGCCGCGCCTATGGTGCCCGAAGTTGTAAGTTCTGCCATACCTAAATTTTCACCAATATTAATACCTGAAATAACTAAATCTGGTTTTTCATCCATTATTTCATACATTCCAAGTATTAAAGAGTCTGTTGGTGTTCCTGAAACTGAATAAGCCCTGCTTCCATCCCGTAAATTAGATGAACTAACTCTCATTGGTTCAAAAAGTGTGAGTGCGTGTCCTATTCCGCTTTGCTGTGTTGCTGGTGCCACGACATAGATATCCCCCAGTTCACGAACAGCATCTTTTGCTGCTACAATCCCCGATGAGTTAACCCCGTCATCATTAGTTATCAAAATTCGCATGATGCACATATCTATATTTCAACATTCAAAAAGGTTACTGGAAGTTAATAAAAATAAATATTATTTATGTCATCAGTTAAAAGTAAATACTACATATTAAATAATGAAAATACGGAAATATAAATCATTTATAAAACAGTGATACATCTAATATAATTGAATATCTCCAATTCAAGGGTGAGGAAGTTGGAAAAAAATAGATTGGTCGATTTTGTAGCTAAAATCATGGAAAAATCTGGATTTAAGGTTCATAAATACTTTAAGACATCAAAACACCTTGTAGATATATACGGAGTTTTACCTACTGTTTTAGGAGATATTAGCGTAGTAGTAGCATGCAAAAATTACGAAGAAAGATGGAAAGTAGGTTTAGATGTGCTTAAAGAGATGGAAATGGTAGCAAAAACCCTCCAGGCATCCAAAGTAATAGTTATAACAACCTCAACTTTTTCAGATAATGCCCTGAGTTATGCAAATGGTAGAAATATCGCACTCATAGATAAAGATGAATTGATGAATATCGCTAAATCACTTTCTAAGAAGAATGTAGAAACTTATCAAAACTATGATGAGGAAGAAGAAAGCGAAGATGAAGAAACCTATGTACTCCCTTCTGATTCTGCAGGTAGTTCCTTCCTAAGTCGAGGTAGACGAGGTTCTCTGACCGGGAAGAAAAGGAATATATCCCATGATGATACATCCGCTAACTTAAAAAAATGGGGTAAAACTTTATTAAGTAACCCAATAGCGCTTATTATAATCGTATTAGCTGTTTCAACACTTATACCTTACCTTATACACATAAATAAGGCACTTTTAGGGATTTTAAGAATTTTTATTGCAGCTGTGCTGTCTTATGGAATAGTAATGGCTGTAGAAAGAGATATAACTGTAACTCTAATAAGGGGAAGTACCGTATTTTTCGTGACCCTGATTATATACATAGCACTGATATTCTTAACATAAATTAACGTGCTAACTCCTCAAAAACTTTCAAATATCATATATTTTTTGTAAGTTCAACTTTTTTGGGACCTTCAAACGCAAAGCGTTTGGGGCATGTGAAAATTGAAAATTTTCACGGTTGAAAATCTTTGATTTCCGAAAGGTTAGAAAAAGCAATCAAAATCTTTGTTTTTGACAGTTTTTCTAACTTTCAGTTTTGCAAACATGGAAAAATTGAAAATTTTTCCGGCCACAAAACTTTTAGTTTTGTAGGCATTAAAAATCAAAGATTTTTAAGAGTTATAACTTAACTAATAATTTCTAAAATCTTTAAAAATAGGAAAATTTTCTAAAATTCTATTTTAATCTTATTTAATAGATGAAGTACTCCTTTTGTTATTTTAAATTTTAAAAATCACTGACCTTTTTAAATATTGATTGAAAAGTAGAATAAATAGTTAACATGCTAAAACTTGAATTTTGATTAATTAATGCTAGAAAAAAATAGTTAGTTATTCTAATGGGCCGGACGAGATTCGAACTCGTGATCACCTCGTTGTAAGCGAGGTATCATACCCCTAGACCACCGGCCCTTTATGCGTATTTTTGACTATTGTCAAGTAACGTATATAAACTTTTTCCAAAAAAACCTTGAGAAATAAACTTCGGAAAATGAAATTTAAGCTTTGTTCCTATATAAACTTTTCCTAAATTAATTCAAATTATCAACTGATTTTTATATTCCTACATTTTATTATATACTATAGATAAATATTGCATAGAAAAATAAATCAAATTTAATAGCCGGAATATGATTTAGGCGTAATACATTGATTTCTTAAAATTAATCAAAGTTTAAAAGAGGGATAACAATGGCTTTTGATGAAACTGGAAAAATATGGTTTAACGGTGAATTCGTTAACTGGAAAGACGCAAACATACATGTTCTATCTCACGTTGTTCACTACGGTTCAAGCGTATTTGAGGGCATAAGATGCTATAACACGAAAAAAGGCTCTGCAGTATTGCGTTTGCGGGAGCACGTTGAAAGGTTGTTTAATTCTGGAAAGATCTACAGGATGGAAATTCCATACACCGTAGATGAAATTTGCGATGCTATAATCGAGACTGTAAAGGTTAATAACTTAAAAGACTGTTATATACGGCCTATTGCATTTAGAGGATACAGGGAATTAGGTGTTTACCCCTTGAACTGCCCTATGGATACTGTAATTGCAGCATGGGAATGGGGAAAATATCTTGGTGATGATGCCATTGAAAATGGTGTAGATATAGGTGTCTCAACATGGAGGCGAATGGCGCCAAACACACTCCCTAATATGGCAAAGGCAGGGGCCAACTATATGAATTCTCAACTGGCAAAGATGGAATCTGTAAGCAACGGCTTCGATGAGGCAATAATGCTCGATTACCATGGAACAGTTAGTGAAGGAAGCGGTGAAAATATATTTTTAGTTAAAGATGGTGAACTGTACACTCCACACGCTTCTTTATCTCTCCTTTCAGGAATTACAAGGGACTCTATAACTAAATTAGCTCAAGACATGGAAATTAAAGTAAATGAGGAAGCAATTCCAAGGGAAATGCTCTACCTTGCAGATGAAATTTTCATGACAGGTACAGCCGCTGAAGTTACCCCTGTCAGATCTGTTGACGGGATAAAAATAGGAAATGGAAAAAGAGGGGAAATCACAGAAAAATTACAGACAAAGTTCTTCAACATCGTTGGAGGTGTTGAGGAAGATGAACACGGCTGGTTAACCTTCATTGATTAGGTTGAAAGTTAAAATTATTAACATGAAACTTACTTCCTTTTTTTAATATTTTTTTTATCTTTTCAAAAATTATTTTTTATAAGTTACAAGTTTGAAGATATAAGTTATAAGTTATAACTTAAAACCTGAGGACTTATACATCCTATTTTTGTCAATTCATTGATTTTAAGTGTTTTTAGCTGTTTTTTAACTAAAAGTTATAAATTTTAAGTTATTTGTTATAAGTTATAACTGATCCAACAATCGTTCATAGTAGCGTGACCCCCTCAATTCAATTACTAGACTTAAATAAAAACTTTATTATTTAAAAATAATATCTAATTAAAGAGGTACTTCCATGCCATATCTTGTATGCGAAAAATGTAGAGAATACTACAGAATAGAAGACTGGGAAACACCCGATGAATATTTAGATAGGTGTGAATGTGGAGGGAAATTACATTTTTATGATTACATTCCTTTAAACAAAGTATATAAATGCTTAAGATGTGGTTTTGAAGGTAGAATGGGTTCTTCAGATCAAGGTTGGTTATTTTGCCCACAATGTCAATTTAAATATTTTTTAAAGGATGAATGTCCCATTTGTGGCTTCAAAGATAAATTATTAAAACAGGAATATCCCAATCTTTTCGGAACAG
This window of the Methanobacterium veterum genome carries:
- a CDS encoding type II CAAX endopeptidase family protein encodes the protein MSRITFLDNASGSKNTWWRYILTIILTWPVPMAVTAVIFIPVFIILGLIALATNTPDMSYAIASNPLFELVLTGISAAISILLLYLCIEFIHKRKFISIINTVCRVDWVRILKGAGIWFAILTVGSLIELIIDPSSVKVTFNPSTFIFLLLLSLLVFPLQASFEELFFRGYLMQAVGVLTKKPIIPLMVTSVIFAALHFWNGTDTITSVDIVLQVFIIGITLGIITLGENRLETAMGVHIANNIFVSVVVNSASGGFEGLPSILTSYGTPNPVTDVPIFVLYALALIGVVFWNKKDMLLNIFRDTVDVELDKIEAKEI
- a CDS encoding acetolactate synthase large subunit, yielding MRGGEALLKSLENQGVDVVFGYPGGQLLPLYDMIYDSDLRHILVRHEQCAAHAADGYARASGKVGVCIATSGPGATNLVTGIATAYMDSSPIVAIAGQVPTGLIGNDAFQEVDTLGMTMPITKHNFQPITSKEIPEMVKSAFYIAGTGRPGPVVLDLPKDVQEQELDFENDVKINLPGYKPTRKGHPLQIKRAASLIGNAKKPVILAGGGVIISNSSEELLKLSELVGAPVTTSLLGKGSFPEDHDLSLGMLGMHGRLSANFAVDKCDCLIAVGCRFSDRTTGKISEFAKNAKIIHIDIDPAEIGKNVDVDIPIVGDAKIILSNLIRAISQNKMSSKSMEWVNRVKDFKQTCIPKMSFDNTPLKPQQVIKEIAEAVDDDTIVTTDVGQNQMWMAHYFTSRKPKTFLSSGGLGTMGFGFPAAIGAKVAMPESDVVAVAGDGGFLMVSQELATVKEYDIPVVICVLDNRYLGMVAQWQNLFYEKRLSHTHLGESPDFVKLAEAFGVAADRVERPGELREVLSSAINSGEPTLIDVTIDPDEILPMVPPGCGLTEIVGEYKTEPNNSEDVPYHEAAKERAGD
- a CDS encoding cadmium resistance transporter, coding for MIELIFLIFTAVAMFIATNLDDLFVLMIFFSNKEFTARQVVLGQYIGVMALIAISALSYFLKLVIPVNWIGLLGILPIIIGLKNLKDLKDNKDVSANYNINEENNGFFFKI
- a CDS encoding cadmium resistance transporter, producing the protein MKKITAFFSKFRNSKSSLVALVSFTNGGDNIGVYVPLFASIGLQQMLVVISVFIIMILIWCYISFSLVENSILGDKIKKYGHIILPFVLIFLGITILARSF
- the ilvN gene encoding acetolactate synthase small subunit; the encoded protein is MDDQRTHIISALVLHKPGVLQRVAGLFTRRGFNIESITVGTSEQEEIARMTIIAKGDGKVLEQITKQLNKIIDVIKVRDLEPENTVKRELCLIKVHSPTEKIRAEVVQYVNIFRGRVIDVSPETLTIEMTGASDKIDALIDLVKGFGIKEIARTGPTAMSRGVKTI
- a CDS encoding methanogenesis marker 12 protein → MVFVGMDHGTTGVSFTILDNETTHFKILREDLSAGKVSALKELSKRVDLNSIDLMAITYAMGDALKAVTPIEKVKNRGIKSMEGAGKVTGGGTAVYDEIENSGIPTVVIPGIHDETTCLDERFKAAYSHHASSEKVSICYNAFLETGFKNMIVSDISSNTVTMLIEDGIIKGAMDACIGAMGTIHGPLDLKMIRDIDDDIRTANECFSRAGAVKIADVYGKVSHVKDEIIKNYLNGDGKAKLAVDTMIMTIVMEIYGLAGITEKMDGIILTGSTGSMQEPIDIFGPIKKQVECIAPVVRIGERSGSVGSAQIARAVFEGEKDILGIPVVK
- a CDS encoding restriction endonuclease; the protein is MRKLEKNRLVDFVAKIMEKSGFKVHKYFKTSKHLVDIYGVLPTVLGDISVVVACKNYEERWKVGLDVLKEMEMVAKTLQASKVIVITTSTFSDNALSYANGRNIALIDKDELMNIAKSLSKKNVETYQNYDEEEESEDEETYVLPSDSAGSSFLSRGRRGSLTGKKRNISHDDTSANLKKWGKTLLSNPIALIIIVLAVSTLIPYLIHINKALLGILRIFIAAVLSYGIVMAVERDITVTLIRGSTVFFVTLIIYIALIFLT
- the surE gene encoding 5'/3'-nucleotidase SurE, coding for MRILITNDDGVNSSGIVAAKDAVRELGDIYVVAPATQQSGIGHALTLFEPMRVSSSNLRDGSRAYSVSGTPTDSLILGMYEIMDEKPDLVISGINIGENLGMAELTTSGTIGAAMEAAAHGVPAIAASIQVTRDDIKFHDGHVDLDFSFAQKVIKRLSKMIIKKGLPEGIDLLNLNIPSHPESHKIKLTRLGKRMYSIHIQKRLDPRGREYYWIAGDPVGVDEEGTDVHVLRYDKCPTITPVSLDCTSDLHLMKDWLE
- a CDS encoding response regulator, with product MVNILIVEDESIVALDIQDKVERLGYGVLAVVSSGEKAIEEVKKSQPDLVLMDIVLKGEIDGIETAERIREHFNIPIIYLTAHSDNQTLNRAKITGPFGYLVKPFVDSELRSAIEEVLSKQGH
- the ilvC gene encoding ketol-acid reductoisomerase, translating into MNIHYEKDVDLDVLKDKTIAVIGYGSQGRAQALNMSESGLDVVVGLRKGGASWEKAKADGLTVLTIEEAALKADVIHILIPDEIQEAVYEAAIAEGLEEGNTISFSHGYNIHYNYIKAPKNVNVTMVAPKAPGATVRREYEEGFGVPGLVAVEQDYTGNAKEIALAMAKGSGLTRAGVLETTFKEETETDLFGEQAVLCGGATELIKAGFQTLVDAGYQPEIAYFETCHELKLIVDLIYKQGFAGMWHDVSNTAEYGGLTRRDRVITDESRAAMKEILKEIQTGKFTREFALENQAGAPMLKRMRAMEDDLQIEKVGTKLRKLCGLQK
- a CDS encoding DUF2098 domain-containing protein, whose translation is MEILDINGKQIQRNLQVKYIRTHTTGNVIDILVKEDAIWIKLDSSGLYYRSDYIEVIENNEAYIKSYKKKNRLRSGKFDVANPAVISDHADGPGYGGG